A genomic stretch from Alosa sapidissima isolate fAloSap1 chromosome 3, fAloSap1.pri, whole genome shotgun sequence includes:
- the cenpx gene encoding centromere protein X has translation MADQVEIEFKKETISKLLAKSFKDSKTKVSGDAVILMCEILKVFVEEASRRAIKQATAEDSEQVDVEHFEKVLPQLLLDF, from the exons ATGGCAGATCAAGTTGAAATTGAGTTTAAAAAA gaAACGATAAGCAAACTTCTGGCTAAATCATTCAAAGACAGCAAAACTAAAG TGAGTGGCGATGCTGTCATCCTGATGTGTGAGATCTTAAAAGTTTTTGTTGAAG AGGCTTCTCGAAGAGCCATAAAACAGGCCACTGCTGAAGACAGTGAGCAAGTGGATGTTGAGCATTTTGAGAAGGTCCTGCCTCAGCTG CTCCTTGATTTTTAG